The Natrinema salifodinae genome includes a window with the following:
- a CDS encoding eCIS core domain-containing protein: MAACDVGGTAPAPTPSEYNIQRALNGTNTTKDDVPDTVLEVLGQGGKPLEMPIQRALEERMDADFSNVRIHTGTKAAEAADAIDAKAFTCGTDIVFNSGEYAPKSPEGQFLLAHELAHVRQQTGAAISMMPKSNADLEIDPDPQLEREADEAAAEALSGDGPVVVNRMGANVHIQRTAEKAETLQAQIDDLQEQIGQNQEGITNNQDRINEIEAGVTTGGETDEGWVNLLGKSAGKGTVGGLIGATVSAMTGNPAPAVTGFVSGAASDIGKAIYGKLFEKGNKTIADLEIPDAVKEKLVEAQVSVEEFLRNSPFGESMERAHNSEHIDDTKF, from the coding sequence ATGGCAGCGTGCGACGTCGGCGGGACCGCGCCGGCACCGACGCCCAGCGAATACAATATCCAGCGCGCTCTCAACGGGACCAACACGACCAAAGACGACGTCCCGGACACGGTTCTCGAAGTCCTCGGGCAGGGTGGCAAACCGCTCGAGATGCCGATCCAACGCGCCCTCGAAGAGCGCATGGATGCGGATTTTTCGAACGTCCGTATCCACACGGGCACGAAAGCCGCCGAGGCAGCGGACGCCATCGATGCGAAGGCGTTCACCTGCGGCACCGACATCGTGTTTAATTCCGGTGAGTACGCACCGAAGAGCCCGGAGGGGCAGTTCCTGCTGGCCCACGAGTTGGCCCACGTCCGCCAGCAGACCGGTGCGGCGATCAGCATGATGCCGAAGTCGAATGCCGATCTCGAGATCGATCCTGATCCGCAGTTAGAACGGGAAGCCGATGAAGCGGCGGCCGAAGCGCTGTCGGGTGATGGGCCGGTGGTTGTCAATCGGATGGGGGCGAACGTGCATATCCAGCGCACAGCGGAGAAGGCTGAAACGCTGCAAGCACAGATCGATGACCTCCAAGAGCAGATCGGACAGAATCAGGAGGGGATCACCAATAACCAAGACCGAATCAATGAGATAGAAGCAGGAGTCACCACGGGAGGTGAAACCGACGAGGGGTGGGTAAATCTCCTCGGAAAATCTGCCGGAAAAGGAACCGTCGGCGGATTAATCGGGGCAACCGTGTCAGCGATGACCGGAAACCCAGCCCCAGCCGTTACGGGATTCGTTAGCGGAGCCGCCTCTGATATCGGAAAAGCGATCTACGGTAAACTCTTCGAGAAGGGGAACAAGACGATCGCGGATCTCGAAATTCCGGATGCCGTCAAAGAAAAACTCGTCGAAGCGCAGGTTTCCGTCGAAGAATTCCTGCGAAATTCCCCGTTTGGAGAATCCATGGAGAGAGCGCACAATAGTGAGCACATTGACGATACAAAATTCTAA
- a CDS encoding TIGR00366 family protein has translation MAGDSHSPADAASDSDPDARDHDTDDHTRDRPVDTDGGTPAATGRDLAATTDADRTPFVPAFGKYFPDSLVAGLLLAVLALLVTAPVLDPLTQLELFGTGFYDFFSLQMFLLLFWLLSATVVESPRVGAAFDRLAAVLPTSQRGAIVATAFVSLLLGWLNWALGLIGGILVGQALCERAREHGTAIHYPLVLTGGLSALVVANQGPTSPGALLLADRSGLANVMADEVGTIAMSEFVLHPANLLASAVLVVTIPLVLAALAPSDEADVAELDERNRILAGSIAETLDHYAPARSEESWELGDRLENAESISLLAAAVGLASAGWHFATGGALTLPWLAFTLMIVGLAVQGPPMAFKSKTRDATRWATHVAIPFLFYAGVVSLLSEADLYGPIGDALAATGVPAVASYVVAFALGLAVPDPGSVWVLLSQAVAAGGDPVPALVAVMYAAGVSNLWLGFLFAGILSMAGFDWREYATYAAVITLYVSAVVGGLLLIL, from the coding sequence ATGGCCGGCGACTCCCACTCCCCCGCCGACGCCGCGTCCGATTCGGATCCCGACGCTCGCGATCACGACACCGACGACCACACCCGCGACCGTCCCGTCGACACCGACGGCGGCACCCCCGCCGCGACCGGCCGCGATCTCGCGGCGACGACCGATGCCGACCGAACGCCGTTCGTCCCCGCCTTCGGAAAGTACTTCCCCGACTCGCTCGTCGCGGGGCTGCTGCTGGCGGTCCTGGCGCTGCTCGTCACCGCGCCCGTCCTCGACCCGCTGACCCAACTCGAACTGTTCGGCACCGGCTTCTACGACTTCTTCTCCCTGCAGATGTTCCTGCTTCTCTTCTGGCTGCTCTCCGCGACGGTCGTCGAGTCGCCCCGCGTCGGCGCGGCGTTCGACCGGCTCGCGGCCGTCCTCCCGACGAGCCAGCGGGGCGCGATCGTCGCGACCGCGTTCGTCTCGCTCCTGCTGGGCTGGCTCAACTGGGCGTTGGGCCTCATCGGCGGAATCCTCGTCGGCCAGGCGCTCTGTGAACGCGCCCGCGAGCACGGCACCGCGATCCACTACCCGCTCGTGCTCACCGGCGGCCTGTCGGCGCTCGTCGTCGCGAACCAGGGCCCCACCAGCCCGGGTGCGCTGTTGCTCGCTGATCGGAGCGGCCTGGCGAATGTCATGGCCGACGAGGTCGGGACCATCGCGATGTCCGAGTTCGTCCTCCATCCGGCGAACCTCCTCGCGAGCGCGGTCCTCGTGGTCACGATCCCGCTCGTTCTGGCCGCCCTGGCGCCGAGCGACGAGGCCGACGTCGCGGAACTCGACGAGCGAAACCGGATTCTGGCGGGCTCGATCGCCGAGACGCTCGACCACTACGCGCCGGCCCGCAGCGAGGAGTCGTGGGAACTGGGCGACCGCCTCGAGAACGCCGAGAGCATCAGCCTCCTCGCAGCCGCCGTCGGTCTGGCGTCGGCGGGGTGGCACTTCGCAACGGGCGGTGCCTTGACCCTGCCGTGGCTCGCCTTCACGCTGATGATCGTCGGCCTGGCGGTCCAGGGGCCGCCGATGGCGTTCAAGTCGAAGACCCGAGACGCGACGCGGTGGGCCACCCACGTGGCGATCCCGTTCCTGTTCTACGCGGGCGTCGTCTCGCTGCTCTCGGAAGCGGACCTGTACGGCCCGATCGGCGATGCCCTCGCCGCCACCGGCGTCCCCGCCGTCGCCTCGTACGTCGTCGCGTTCGCGCTCGGCCTGGCCGTCCCCGATCCGGGCTCGGTCTGGGTGCTCCTGAGCCAGGCGGTCGCGGCCGGCGGCGATCCGGTGCCCGCGCTCGTCGCGGTAATGTACGCGGCCGGCGTCTCGAACCTCTGGCTCGGGTTCCTGTTCGCCGGGATCCTCTCGATGGCGGGGTTCGACTGGCGCGAGTACGCGACGTACGCCGCGGTCATCACGCTGTACGTCTCGGCTGTCGTGGGCGGGCTCCTGCTGATCCTCTAG
- a CDS encoding short-chain fatty acid transporter has product MSAPASSERGPVRGFFTRLGDVASEVVKRYLPDAFIFALLLTFLTMVIAVVVTDTGPGAVAAHWGEGFWEVITFSTQSTLALLTGWALADSPPVKRVLRRIAAVPDSQTGAVFVVALCGQLLGLFHWGVVLIAGAILAREVGISMAEKDVDVHYPLLVAAAYAGLLPWHQGLSAASLLLVATDGHFAEETMGVIPVSETIFHPFNLLLVACVVAVVVVLMPLMAPERENVTTVPEETLRAARETAADGGEAEPATAAPHRLRDSRPKAFLLDSTAICVATGLLIWAYLGHLFATEPFMDVLNINVLISAMFGLGFLAHCSLRSYVDVFREAIEGASQIIIQFQFYGGIMGIMVYSGLVELIAETAAQHATETTWYLLVFVSGGVVNFFVPSGGGQWTVMGEIYASATQQIAGTRMNHMLIAFAMGDQWTNMIQPFWAIPVLGIAGLTIRDMMGYVAVLFIFVGVVMGGGALLMGVLG; this is encoded by the coding sequence ATGAGCGCACCCGCGTCAAGCGAGCGGGGCCCAGTCCGCGGCTTTTTCACCCGCCTCGGCGACGTCGCGAGTGAGGTAGTCAAACGCTATCTGCCCGACGCGTTCATCTTCGCACTCCTGTTGACCTTCCTGACAATGGTCATCGCGGTCGTCGTCACCGACACCGGGCCAGGCGCCGTCGCGGCCCACTGGGGCGAGGGCTTCTGGGAGGTCATCACGTTCTCGACGCAGTCCACGCTGGCGCTGCTGACCGGGTGGGCACTCGCGGACTCGCCACCGGTGAAACGCGTCCTCCGGCGGATCGCGGCGGTCCCGGACAGCCAGACCGGGGCAGTGTTCGTCGTGGCCCTGTGCGGCCAACTGCTGGGGCTCTTTCACTGGGGCGTCGTCCTGATCGCCGGCGCGATCCTCGCGCGGGAGGTCGGCATCTCGATGGCCGAAAAGGACGTCGACGTCCACTACCCGCTGCTGGTCGCGGCCGCCTACGCGGGGCTGCTCCCGTGGCACCAGGGGCTGTCGGCCGCCTCGCTGTTGCTCGTCGCGACCGACGGCCACTTCGCCGAGGAGACGATGGGCGTGATCCCCGTCTCGGAGACGATCTTCCACCCGTTCAACCTGTTGTTGGTCGCCTGCGTGGTCGCGGTCGTCGTGGTACTGATGCCGCTGATGGCGCCCGAGCGGGAGAACGTCACGACCGTTCCCGAGGAGACGCTCCGGGCCGCCCGCGAGACCGCCGCCGACGGTGGGGAGGCCGAACCCGCGACCGCGGCGCCCCACCGACTGCGGGACTCGCGGCCGAAGGCCTTCCTGCTCGATAGCACCGCGATCTGTGTCGCCACCGGCCTGCTCATCTGGGCCTACCTCGGCCACCTATTCGCGACGGAGCCGTTCATGGACGTGCTCAACATCAACGTCCTCATCTCCGCGATGTTCGGCCTCGGCTTCCTCGCGCACTGCTCGCTGCGCAGTTACGTCGACGTGTTCCGCGAGGCGATCGAAGGGGCCAGCCAGATCATCATCCAGTTCCAGTTCTACGGCGGCATCATGGGCATCATGGTCTACTCGGGCCTGGTCGAATTAATCGCGGAGACCGCCGCCCAGCACGCGACCGAGACGACCTGGTACCTGCTGGTGTTCGTCTCGGGCGGCGTCGTCAACTTCTTCGTCCCCTCCGGTGGCGGCCAGTGGACCGTGATGGGCGAGATCTACGCGTCGGCCACGCAGCAGATCGCAGGCACCCGGATGAATCATATGCTGATCGCGTTCGCGATGGGCGACCAATGGACGAACATGATCCAGCCGTTCTGGGCCATCCCGGTGCTTGGGATCGCCGGGCTGACCATCCGCGATATGATGGGCTACGTCGCCGTCCTGTTCATCTTCGTCGGCGTCGTGATGGGCGGCGGCGCACTCCTGATGGGGGTACTCGGGTGA
- a CDS encoding glutamate--cysteine ligase: MERGSRESFTRMGTLGIEEECFVVDETGRPTSGTDELVYEHEPPELLEDRLDHELFKFVIETQTPLIENPSDARESLLAVRQALVDHAEEHGYRIAAAGLHPLAKWRELEHAEKPRYRAQLDRIQYPQHRNTTAGVHVHVGVDDADKAVWIANELRWYVPIMLALSANSPYWNGFDTGLQSARAKIFEALPNTGMPTYFEDFEAFDRFERRMLETESINDRGELWYDVRPHTAHGTVELRTPDGQADPDVVMAFVEYAHALVEALAEEYEDGADGYRHRRELLDENKWRALRYGQDASFISRDLESTVDLGEVVDRECERLGIDGIKRVYERESGANRQRRLLEEVGPDALCESLFLQTE, translated from the coding sequence ATGGAACGCGGGTCGCGGGAATCGTTTACGCGCATGGGGACGCTGGGGATCGAAGAGGAGTGTTTCGTCGTCGACGAGACCGGCCGCCCCACCAGCGGGACCGACGAACTCGTCTACGAGCACGAGCCGCCCGAACTCCTCGAGGACCGTCTGGACCACGAACTGTTCAAATTCGTCATCGAAACCCAGACGCCGCTGATCGAGAACCCGAGCGACGCCCGCGAGTCCCTGCTTGCGGTCCGCCAGGCGCTGGTCGACCACGCCGAGGAGCACGGCTATCGGATCGCCGCCGCCGGACTCCACCCGCTCGCAAAGTGGCGCGAACTCGAACACGCCGAGAAACCCCGCTATCGCGCCCAACTCGACCGGATCCAGTACCCGCAACACCGCAACACGACCGCCGGCGTCCACGTCCACGTCGGCGTCGACGACGCCGACAAGGCGGTCTGGATCGCCAACGAACTGCGGTGGTACGTCCCGATCATGCTCGCGCTCTCGGCGAACTCGCCGTACTGGAACGGGTTCGACACCGGGCTCCAATCGGCGCGCGCGAAGATCTTCGAGGCCCTGCCGAACACCGGGATGCCGACCTATTTCGAGGACTTCGAGGCGTTCGACCGGTTCGAACGCCGGATGCTCGAGACGGAGTCGATTAACGACCGCGGCGAACTCTGGTACGACGTCCGCCCCCACACCGCCCACGGCACCGTCGAACTCCGCACGCCGGACGGCCAGGCCGACCCGGACGTCGTGATGGCCTTCGTCGAGTACGCCCACGCGCTGGTCGAGGCGTTAGCCGAGGAGTACGAGGACGGCGCGGACGGCTACCGGCACCGCCGGGAACTGCTCGACGAGAACAAGTGGCGAGCGCTTCGGTACGGGCAGGACGCCTCCTTCATCTCCCGCGACCTCGAGTCCACCGTCGACTTAGGCGAGGTCGTCGACCGGGAGTGCGAGCGGCTCGGGATCGACGGGATCAAGCGCGTCTACGAGCGCGAAAGTGGCGCGAATCGCCAGCGCCGGTTGCTCGAAGAGGTGGGGCCGGACGCGCTCTGTGAATCGCTGTTCCTGCAGACGGAGTGA
- a CDS encoding helix-turn-helix domain-containing protein, whose product MSSDDTDERPIDAGDGDESLEGPDDAVDGEPDRNPAVEELDQRIVDLLSWILDTETRAKIYVYLLANPGSTSEEVAKGTGLYPSTVREALAELHEEGRVTREKRANEGAGNNPYEYTAIQPSDLVGGVVDQVQQELNTIFTLDRVLDREDRESPAELEEDVEPVKITVDDTAPTIGDESESAAATDSEPDPDRDAEPVEFEDDMEIETVDTESESESESDKDEFDSESSEPDD is encoded by the coding sequence ATGAGTTCCGACGACACCGACGAGCGCCCAATCGACGCGGGGGACGGAGACGAATCGCTCGAGGGACCCGACGACGCCGTCGACGGTGAGCCCGACCGCAACCCCGCGGTCGAGGAGCTCGATCAGCGGATCGTCGACCTGCTCTCGTGGATCCTCGACACTGAAACGCGCGCGAAAATCTACGTGTACCTGCTGGCCAATCCCGGGAGCACCTCCGAGGAGGTCGCCAAGGGGACTGGCCTCTACCCCAGCACCGTCCGAGAGGCGCTGGCGGAGCTCCACGAGGAGGGCCGCGTCACACGGGAGAAACGCGCCAACGAGGGCGCCGGCAACAATCCTTACGAGTACACGGCGATCCAGCCCAGCGACCTCGTCGGCGGCGTCGTCGACCAGGTCCAGCAGGAACTGAACACCATCTTCACGCTCGACCGCGTCCTCGACCGGGAGGACCGCGAGTCCCCGGCCGAACTCGAGGAGGACGTCGAACCGGTGAAGATCACCGTCGACGACACCGCGCCGACGATCGGCGACGAGTCCGAATCCGCTGCCGCCACCGACTCCGAACCGGACCCGGATCGCGACGCCGAGCCCGTCGAGTTCGAGGACGACATGGAGATCGAGACCGTCGACACGGAATCCGAGTCCGAGTCCGAATCGGACAAAGACGAATTCGACTCCGAAAGCTCCGAACCGGACGACTAA
- a CDS encoding M24 family metallopeptidase produces the protein MDKRERLETYLESNGLDSVWFARPNSFAWLTGGDNVVDREGDAGVAAIGYDGSEPTLLTNNIEADRILAEELPDLDTDEISVERFAWHASSLAEAIADRVGSDERAAADIDVPELERVDPTALRQPLTERDRERYRDLGRETAAAVESVCRELRREDTELEVAAALRVALSARDIEAPVVLVGGAERAQRYRHYTPTEAEIGDYALLSVTAERAGLHASCTRTVAFDPPAWLAERHQAAARVEATALAATRDAATDSENTNGTAGDVFAAIQDAYAAVGYEGEWENHHQGGAAGFAGREWIATPDHDAPVEEPMAYAWNPTVQGAKSEDTALVTDDEIEVLTATGRWPTTTVEAVDRDLVLERPAILEPEE, from the coding sequence ATGGACAAACGTGAACGACTCGAGACGTACCTCGAGTCGAACGGACTCGACTCGGTCTGGTTCGCGCGCCCGAACTCCTTCGCCTGGCTGACCGGCGGCGACAACGTCGTCGATCGCGAGGGCGACGCCGGCGTCGCCGCGATCGGCTACGACGGGAGCGAGCCGACGCTCCTGACGAACAACATCGAAGCCGACCGCATCCTCGCGGAGGAACTGCCGGATCTCGATACGGACGAGATTTCGGTCGAGCGGTTCGCCTGGCACGCCTCGTCGCTTGCCGAGGCCATCGCCGACCGCGTCGGGAGCGACGAGCGGGCTGCCGCCGATATCGACGTCCCGGAGCTCGAGCGCGTCGACCCGACGGCGCTGCGCCAGCCGCTGACCGAACGCGACCGCGAGCGGTACCGCGATCTCGGACGCGAGACGGCCGCCGCCGTCGAGTCGGTCTGTCGGGAGCTGCGCCGCGAGGATACGGAACTCGAGGTCGCCGCAGCCCTCCGGGTCGCTCTCTCGGCCCGCGACATCGAGGCGCCCGTCGTCCTCGTCGGCGGGGCAGAGCGCGCTCAGCGATATCGTCACTACACGCCGACCGAGGCCGAAATCGGCGACTACGCCCTCCTCTCGGTGACCGCCGAACGGGCCGGCCTCCACGCGAGCTGTACTCGGACCGTCGCCTTCGATCCGCCGGCCTGGCTCGCGGAGCGCCACCAGGCGGCCGCTCGCGTCGAGGCGACGGCGCTCGCGGCGACGCGGGACGCGGCCACCGACTCGGAGAACACCAACGGCACCGCCGGCGACGTCTTCGCCGCCATTCAGGATGCTTACGCCGCCGTCGGCTACGAGGGCGAGTGGGAGAACCACCATCAGGGCGGGGCTGCCGGCTTCGCGGGTCGGGAGTGGATCGCCACGCCCGATCACGACGCGCCGGTCGAGGAACCGATGGCCTACGCCTGGAACCCGACGGTTCAGGGCGCGAAAAGTGAAGACACCGCACTCGTCACGGACGACGAAATCGAAGTGCTGACGGCGACGGGCCGCTGGCCGACGACGACCGTCGAAGCAGTCGACCGAGACCTGGTACTGGAGCGGCCTGCGATCCTCGAACCCGAGGAGTGA
- a CDS encoding COX15/CtaA family protein, translating into MSYDNHTPDSRVRTLIDRFGYPHLLTTTLVLVAATILLGVAAKATGSGLACEANWPQCDAGPYNLLPANLPSFYEWFHRFVAMFAGFAIIGSALAAWRLPDVDRRVTGLVVLGMLLTPVQVALGRETVTQYTMNILSLHFWTAVLIFTLFLVATVLVWAPRLTGAHVTGALALGIAALPAHVMLSPVVGSELSSYSPTMQLTQYAVTLALLGAAIVAAMIGRRRFAGRAVAPLLAAPPLVVAVLFFGRQAANPALELPYLVAAVALLVTFVAGIALTRGGGSGEPSGARSP; encoded by the coding sequence GTGTCGTACGACAATCACACGCCCGATTCGAGAGTCCGGACGCTGATCGATCGGTTCGGCTATCCGCACCTACTGACGACGACGCTCGTACTCGTCGCCGCGACGATCCTGCTGGGCGTCGCGGCGAAGGCGACGGGGTCGGGCCTGGCCTGCGAGGCCAACTGGCCCCAGTGCGACGCCGGGCCGTACAACCTGCTGCCCGCGAACCTGCCAAGCTTCTATGAATGGTTCCACCGCTTCGTCGCGATGTTCGCCGGCTTCGCGATCATCGGCTCCGCGCTGGCCGCCTGGCGACTCCCAGACGTCGACCGGCGCGTGACCGGCCTGGTCGTCCTCGGGATGCTCCTGACGCCGGTCCAGGTCGCGCTCGGCCGCGAGACCGTCACGCAGTACACGATGAACATCCTCTCCTTGCACTTCTGGACGGCCGTGCTCATCTTCACGCTGTTTCTCGTCGCCACCGTCCTGGTCTGGGCGCCGCGGCTGACCGGCGCGCACGTCACCGGCGCGCTCGCGCTCGGGATCGCGGCGCTACCCGCACACGTCATGCTCAGCCCGGTCGTCGGCTCCGAGCTGTCGAGCTACTCGCCGACGATGCAGCTGACCCAGTACGCCGTGACGCTCGCGCTGCTCGGCGCGGCCATCGTCGCCGCGATGATCGGCCGCCGGCGCTTCGCGGGCCGGGCCGTCGCGCCGCTGCTGGCGGCGCCGCCGCTCGTGGTCGCGGTGTTGTTCTTCGGTCGCCAGGCGGCCAATCCCGCGCTGGAACTCCCCTATCTCGTCGCCGCGGTCGCGCTGCTCGTGACCTTCGTCGCCGGGATCGCGCTTACCCGAGGCGGCGGCTCGGGCGAGCCGTCCGGCGCACGCTCGCCGTAG
- a CDS encoding metal-dependent hydrolase yields the protein MYQVGHYGGALLTYAPLGTAVALGGYGEIAIVGGLACVALSTLPDTDHRLPLIEHRGPTHTLPFALLVGAGLAALTAVLVDASSAFADVSFVAFAFLVGLLSIGSHLLADALTPMGIQPFWPLSRRRYSLDLTTAANPIANYGLFGLGIGAVLMGTAIVVVLG from the coding sequence ATGTATCAGGTGGGCCATTACGGCGGCGCGCTGCTGACGTACGCGCCGCTCGGTACCGCCGTCGCGCTCGGGGGATACGGGGAGATCGCGATCGTCGGCGGCCTGGCCTGCGTGGCGCTGTCGACGCTCCCCGACACCGACCACCGACTACCGCTGATCGAGCACCGCGGTCCGACCCACACGCTGCCCTTCGCGCTCCTCGTGGGGGCCGGCCTCGCGGCCCTGACCGCCGTCCTCGTCGACGCGTCCTCGGCGTTCGCCGACGTCAGCTTCGTCGCCTTCGCCTTCCTGGTCGGCCTGCTCTCGATCGGCTCGCATCTCCTGGCAGACGCGCTGACGCCGATGGGCATCCAGCCGTTCTGGCCGCTCTCCCGTCGACGGTACTCTCTCGACCTCACGACGGCGGCGAACCCGATCGCCAACTACGGCTTGTTCGGCCTCGGTATCGGCGCCGTTCTGATGGGGACCGCGATCGTCGTGGTGCTCGGCTGA
- a CDS encoding uracil-DNA glycosylase family protein, which produces MIADRFPPCVKNVTDRTSNPFGLRPPFDRSDPGDRTAVFGYGDANADFHVVGDYPGVHGGESTGIPFTETESGRAIQDVVRAVDFASGPTERPTLDNCFLSYVHMCSLTDGQAPTAEDYATLERFFDAELRAINAHILLPVGERATDRVLREYTTQRRRFDLDMASLHARDIRGRGFLVVPIRDPLEWEDREREAIVSKLEAILDSDYRQTKGVATLVG; this is translated from the coding sequence ATGATCGCCGACCGTTTTCCACCGTGCGTGAAAAACGTCACCGACAGGACGAGTAACCCGTTCGGACTGCGACCGCCGTTCGACCGCTCCGATCCCGGCGACCGAACGGCCGTCTTCGGCTACGGTGACGCCAACGCCGACTTTCACGTCGTCGGCGACTATCCCGGCGTCCACGGCGGCGAATCCACCGGCATCCCCTTTACCGAAACCGAGAGCGGACGCGCCATCCAGGACGTCGTCCGCGCCGTCGACTTCGCGAGCGGCCCGACGGAGCGACCGACCCTCGACAACTGCTTTCTGAGCTACGTCCACATGTGCAGCCTCACGGACGGCCAGGCGCCGACCGCAGAGGACTATGCCACCCTCGAGCGCTTCTTCGACGCCGAACTCCGCGCGATCAACGCCCACATCCTCCTGCCGGTCGGCGAGCGGGCGACCGATCGCGTCCTCCGGGAGTACACGACCCAGCGCAGGCGCTTCGACCTCGACATGGCATCGCTGCACGCCCGCGACATCCGCGGACGGGGCTTTCTGGTCGTCCCGATCAGGGACCCGTTAGAGTGGGAAGACCGCGAGCGCGAGGCGATCGTCTCGAAACTCGAGGCGATCCTCGACAGCGACTATCGCCAGACGAAAGGCGTCGCGACGCTGGTCGGCTGA
- a CDS encoding multicopper oxidase domain-containing protein, producing the protein MSDRIGAPGLGVSRREFVAATGGVAALAGCMGRGDQQNDQTEETDEGADADDSGSDLPWTSAPEVVNVDERGGSVTLRSVTARHAVHPMDSMGGPIELPQVWAFQADDGEPSVPGPIIRTTEGNDIEVTLDNTDASHPHTLHFHGAKKTWENDGVPTTTGIRVDPGEKHTYTIPANVPGTHLYHCHYQTHRHIDMGMYGIFRVDPKGYGPADKEYFFTLKDWDSRVNRQMAGEDVDYSPRQRNPDVFTINGKSLPRTLHPEEGSPIIVDHGDTVRLHMVNAGYMSHPMHTHNHRFRLVEKDGGQVPEAAQYERDVTNVAPAERHTVEFEADADPGIYLVHCHKVEHAMNGTAYPGGMVNGIVYRDAMDTDVFADLMEYAGYEG; encoded by the coding sequence ATGAGTGATCGCATCGGTGCGCCCGGACTGGGGGTCTCGCGTCGCGAATTCGTCGCTGCCACCGGTGGAGTGGCGGCGCTGGCCGGCTGTATGGGACGGGGAGACCAGCAGAACGATCAAACGGAAGAGACCGACGAGGGGGCAGACGCGGACGACTCGGGGTCGGACCTCCCGTGGACGAGCGCGCCCGAGGTCGTCAACGTCGACGAACGGGGCGGGAGCGTCACGCTGCGCTCGGTGACGGCCCGCCACGCCGTCCACCCGATGGACTCGATGGGCGGCCCGATCGAACTGCCGCAGGTCTGGGCGTTCCAGGCCGACGACGGCGAGCCGAGCGTCCCGGGGCCGATCATCCGGACGACCGAGGGAAACGATATCGAAGTCACACTTGACAACACCGACGCCTCCCACCCGCACACGCTACACTTCCACGGCGCAAAGAAGACCTGGGAGAACGACGGCGTCCCGACGACGACCGGGATCAGGGTCGATCCCGGCGAGAAACACACCTACACCATCCCCGCGAACGTCCCGGGGACCCACCTCTACCACTGCCACTATCAGACCCACCGCCACATCGACATGGGGATGTACGGCATCTTCCGCGTCGATCCGAAGGGGTACGGGCCCGCCGACAAGGAGTACTTCTTCACCCTCAAGGACTGGGACTCCCGCGTGAACCGGCAGATGGCCGGCGAGGACGTCGACTACAGCCCCCGCCAGCGCAACCCCGACGTGTTCACGATCAACGGGAAGAGCCTCCCGCGGACGCTCCACCCCGAGGAGGGGTCGCCGATCATCGTCGACCACGGCGACACCGTCCGCCTCCACATGGTCAACGCGGGATACATGTCCCACCCCATGCACACGCACAACCACCGGTTCCGCCTGGTCGAGAAGGACGGCGGCCAGGTCCCCGAGGCGGCCCAGTACGAACGGGACGTCACGAACGTCGCGCCCGCGGAACGCCACACCGTCGAGTTCGAGGCCGACGCCGACCCCGGTATCTACCTCGTGCACTGCCACAAGGTCGAACACGCCATGAACGGGACCGCCTACCCCGGCGGGATGGTCAATGGAATCGTCTATCGGGATGCGATGGACACGGACGTCTTTGCGGACCTCATGGAGTACGCTGGCTACGAGGGCTAA